A single region of the Rattus rattus isolate New Zealand chromosome 8, Rrattus_CSIRO_v1, whole genome shotgun sequence genome encodes:
- the Zc3h12c gene encoding probable ribonuclease ZC3H12C isoform X2, which produces MEAGRGAAEGNGPTAVILPLGPSRARGEYGVLCIQEYRKSSKVESSARNSFMGLKDHLGHDLGHLYMESADPQISAAVPWPMAEKPTMDTVSAGKEEKGVSEENVSSGDSEESTNSDHESEQLSSLSVEPCLLTKTHRQLCRSPCLEPHLLKHSDVLQDFKPEESQTPSKEVKKPPDVVREYQTKLEFALKLGYSEEQVQLVLNKLGTDALINDILGELVKLGNKSEADQTVSTVNSVVRETSSLESQRSESPMPEIVTDDGENLRPVVIDGSNVAMSHGNKEVFSCRGIKLAVDWFLERGHKDITVFVPAWRKEQSRPDALITDQEILRKLEKEKILVFTPSRRVQGRRVVCYDDRFIVKLAFESDGIIVSNDNYRDLANEKPEWKKFIDERLLMYSFVNDKFMPPDDPLGRHGPSLDNFLRKKPIVPEHKKQPCPYGKKCTYGHKCKYYHPERGSQPQRSVADELRAMSRNTAAKTTNEGGLVKSNSVPCSTKADSTSDVKRGAPKRQSDPSIRTHVYQDIEEKLPTKNKLETRSVPSLVSIPATSTAKPQSTTSLSNGLPSGVHFPPQDQRPQGQYPPMMMATKNHGTPMPYEQYPKCDSPVDVGYYSMLNAYSNLSISGPRSPERRFSLDTDYRVNSVASDCSSEGSMSCGSSDSYVGYSDRSYVSSPDPQLEENLKGQHMHPHSRLNSQPFLQSFHDPLTRVQSYSHEEPKFHHKRPLPHLAMHLQHPAVGARSSCPGDYPSPPSSAHSKASHLGRSLVATRIDSISDSRLYDSSPSRQRKPYSRQEGLGSWDRPSYGMDAYGYRQTYSLPDNSTPPCYESITFQSLPEQQEPTWRIPYCGMPHDPPRYQDNREKIYINLCNIFPPDLVRLVMKRNPHMTDAQQLAAAILVEKSQLGY; this is translated from the exons gaaTACGGGGTGCTTTGCATTCAAGAATACAGGAAAAGCAGCAAAGTGGAGTCAAGTGCACGGAACAGCTTCATGGGCTTGAAGGATCACCTGGGGCATGACCTTGGCCACCTTTATATGGAGAGCGCTGACCCACAGATAAGTGCAGCTGTGCCTTGGCCCATGGCAGAGAAACCAACAATGGATACAGTCAgtgcagggaaggaagaaaagggggtgtCTGAAGAGAATGTGAGCTCTGGTGACTCTGAGGAAAGCACGAATTCTGATCATGAGTCAGAACAACTGAGTAGCCTTTCGGTAGAGCCATGCTTATTAACCAAGACTCACAGACAATTGTGTCGGTCTCCCTGCTTAGAACCTCACCTACTGAAACACAGTGATGTTTTGCAAGACTTTAAACCAGAAGAGTCCCAGACTCCATCCAAGGAAGTGAAGAAACCCCCTGATGTGGTTCGAGAATACCAAACAAAACTGGAGTTTGCACTTAAGTTAGGTTATTCTGAAGAACAGGTCCAGCTTGTGCTAAACAAACTTGGTACTGATGCTTTAATCAATGATATATTGGGAGAACTTGTCAAACTTGGAAATAAAAGTGAAGCTGATCAAACAGTTAGTACTGTTAACAGTGTGGTGCGGGAAACGTCGTCCCTGGAGTCTCAGAGGTCTGAATCGCCAATGCCAGAGATCGTGACAGATGATGGTGAAAATCTGAGGCCAGTAGTTATTGATGGCAGCAATGTGGCAATGAG CCATGGAAACAAAGAAGTGTTCTCATGCCGAGGAATAAAATTGGCAGTGGATTGGTTTTTGGAAAGAGGCCACAAAGATATCACGGTCTTTGTTCCAGCTTGGAGAAAAGAGCAGTCGCGACCTGACGCCCTTATCACAG ATCAGGAAATTTTACGTAAACTAGAGAAGGAAAAAATCCTGGTGTTCACACCATCACGGCGTGTCCAGGGCAGGCGCGTGGTGTGCTATGACGACAGGTTCATCGTGAAGCTGGCTTTTGAATCCGATGGTATAATTGTGTCCAATGATAACTACAGAGATCTGGCAAATGAAAAGCCAGAATGGAAGAAGTTCATAGATGAACGGCTATTGATGTATTCCTTCGTCAATGACAA GTTCATGCCCCCAGATGACCCACTTGGCAGACATGGCCCAAGTCTggataattttctgaggaagaagCCCATTGTTCCTGAACACAAAAAGCAGCCCTGTCCCTATG GAAAGAAGTGTACGTACGGACACAAGTGCAAATATTACCACCCAGAAAGGGGCAGCCAGCCTCAGCGGTCAGTGGCTGATGAACTTCGTGCCATGTCTAGAAACACAGCAGCCAAAACTACAAATGAAGGGGGACTGGTGAAGAGCAACAGTGTTCCTTGCAGCACCAAGGCTGATAGCACTTCGGATGTTAAACGAGGTGCTCCAAAGAGGCAGTCAGACCCAAGCATAAGGACTCACGTCTACCAAGACATAGAGGAAAAGCTTCCCACCAAAAACAAGTTGGAAACCAGGTCTGTACCTTCCTTAGTTAGTATCCCGGCCACTTCTACTGCAAAACCCCAAAGCACTACATCTTTAAGCAATGGCCTTCCATCTGGAGTTCATTTCCCACCTCAGGATCAAAGACCACAGGGACAATACCCTCCAATGATGATGGCAACCAAAAATCATGGCACGCCAATGCCTTATGAACAGTATCCAAAATGTGACTCCCctgttgatgttggctattattCCATGTTGAATGCATATTCTAATCTGAGTATCTCAGGCCCCCGAAGTCCTGAAAGGCGTTTCTCCCTAGACACTGATTATAGAGTCAATTCTGTAGCTTCAGACTGCAGCAGTGAGGGGAGCATGAGCTGTGGGAGCAGCGACTCCTACGTGGGGTACAGTGACCGCTCCTACGTCAGCTCTCCTGACCCACAGCtggaagagaatctcaagggTCAACACATGCACCCTCACAGCCGCCTTAACTCCCAGCCCTTCCTGCAGAGTTTCCACGATCCCTTAACCAGAGTTCAGAGTTACAGTCACGAAGAACCAAAGTTCCATCACAAGCGTCCTCTTCCACACTTGGCTATGCATCTGCAGCACCCTGCCGTGGGTGCCCGCTCCAGCTGTCCTGGCGACTACCCCTCTCCACCAAGTTCAGCACACTCTAAGGCATCACACCTAGGGAGGTCCTTAGTGGCCACGAGAATAGACAGCATTTCTGACTCTCGACTCTATGATAGTTCTCCTTCAAGACAAAGAAAGCCTTATTCTCGCCAGGAAGGCCTAGGAAGCTGGGATAGGCCAAGCTATGGGATGGACGCGTATGGCTACCGGCAGACTTACTCCTTACCCGACAATTCCACACCCCCCTGCTATGAGTCGATCACCTTCCAGAGCCTGCCCGAGCAGCAGGAGCCCACCTGGAGGATCCCCTACTGCGGAATGCCACACGACCCTCCGAGGTACCAGGACAACCGAGAGAAGATTTATATCAACTTGTGCAACATCTTCCCCCCTGACCTTGTGAGGCTCGTCATGAAGAGGAATCCTCACATGACAGATGCCCAGCAGCTCGCGGCAGCCATCTTAGTGGAGAAGTCGCAGCTGGGTTACTGA
- the Zc3h12c gene encoding probable ribonuclease ZC3H12C isoform X1 has translation MAAEKTLQEYGVLCIQEYRKSSKVESSARNSFMGLKDHLGHDLGHLYMESADPQISAAVPWPMAEKPTMDTVSAGKEEKGVSEENVSSGDSEESTNSDHESEQLSSLSVEPCLLTKTHRQLCRSPCLEPHLLKHSDVLQDFKPEESQTPSKEVKKPPDVVREYQTKLEFALKLGYSEEQVQLVLNKLGTDALINDILGELVKLGNKSEADQTVSTVNSVVRETSSLESQRSESPMPEIVTDDGENLRPVVIDGSNVAMSHGNKEVFSCRGIKLAVDWFLERGHKDITVFVPAWRKEQSRPDALITDQEILRKLEKEKILVFTPSRRVQGRRVVCYDDRFIVKLAFESDGIIVSNDNYRDLANEKPEWKKFIDERLLMYSFVNDKFMPPDDPLGRHGPSLDNFLRKKPIVPEHKKQPCPYGKKCTYGHKCKYYHPERGSQPQRSVADELRAMSRNTAAKTTNEGGLVKSNSVPCSTKADSTSDVKRGAPKRQSDPSIRTHVYQDIEEKLPTKNKLETRSVPSLVSIPATSTAKPQSTTSLSNGLPSGVHFPPQDQRPQGQYPPMMMATKNHGTPMPYEQYPKCDSPVDVGYYSMLNAYSNLSISGPRSPERRFSLDTDYRVNSVASDCSSEGSMSCGSSDSYVGYSDRSYVSSPDPQLEENLKGQHMHPHSRLNSQPFLQSFHDPLTRVQSYSHEEPKFHHKRPLPHLAMHLQHPAVGARSSCPGDYPSPPSSAHSKASHLGRSLVATRIDSISDSRLYDSSPSRQRKPYSRQEGLGSWDRPSYGMDAYGYRQTYSLPDNSTPPCYESITFQSLPEQQEPTWRIPYCGMPHDPPRYQDNREKIYINLCNIFPPDLVRLVMKRNPHMTDAQQLAAAILVEKSQLGY, from the exons gaaTACGGGGTGCTTTGCATTCAAGAATACAGGAAAAGCAGCAAAGTGGAGTCAAGTGCACGGAACAGCTTCATGGGCTTGAAGGATCACCTGGGGCATGACCTTGGCCACCTTTATATGGAGAGCGCTGACCCACAGATAAGTGCAGCTGTGCCTTGGCCCATGGCAGAGAAACCAACAATGGATACAGTCAgtgcagggaaggaagaaaagggggtgtCTGAAGAGAATGTGAGCTCTGGTGACTCTGAGGAAAGCACGAATTCTGATCATGAGTCAGAACAACTGAGTAGCCTTTCGGTAGAGCCATGCTTATTAACCAAGACTCACAGACAATTGTGTCGGTCTCCCTGCTTAGAACCTCACCTACTGAAACACAGTGATGTTTTGCAAGACTTTAAACCAGAAGAGTCCCAGACTCCATCCAAGGAAGTGAAGAAACCCCCTGATGTGGTTCGAGAATACCAAACAAAACTGGAGTTTGCACTTAAGTTAGGTTATTCTGAAGAACAGGTCCAGCTTGTGCTAAACAAACTTGGTACTGATGCTTTAATCAATGATATATTGGGAGAACTTGTCAAACTTGGAAATAAAAGTGAAGCTGATCAAACAGTTAGTACTGTTAACAGTGTGGTGCGGGAAACGTCGTCCCTGGAGTCTCAGAGGTCTGAATCGCCAATGCCAGAGATCGTGACAGATGATGGTGAAAATCTGAGGCCAGTAGTTATTGATGGCAGCAATGTGGCAATGAG CCATGGAAACAAAGAAGTGTTCTCATGCCGAGGAATAAAATTGGCAGTGGATTGGTTTTTGGAAAGAGGCCACAAAGATATCACGGTCTTTGTTCCAGCTTGGAGAAAAGAGCAGTCGCGACCTGACGCCCTTATCACAG ATCAGGAAATTTTACGTAAACTAGAGAAGGAAAAAATCCTGGTGTTCACACCATCACGGCGTGTCCAGGGCAGGCGCGTGGTGTGCTATGACGACAGGTTCATCGTGAAGCTGGCTTTTGAATCCGATGGTATAATTGTGTCCAATGATAACTACAGAGATCTGGCAAATGAAAAGCCAGAATGGAAGAAGTTCATAGATGAACGGCTATTGATGTATTCCTTCGTCAATGACAA GTTCATGCCCCCAGATGACCCACTTGGCAGACATGGCCCAAGTCTggataattttctgaggaagaagCCCATTGTTCCTGAACACAAAAAGCAGCCCTGTCCCTATG GAAAGAAGTGTACGTACGGACACAAGTGCAAATATTACCACCCAGAAAGGGGCAGCCAGCCTCAGCGGTCAGTGGCTGATGAACTTCGTGCCATGTCTAGAAACACAGCAGCCAAAACTACAAATGAAGGGGGACTGGTGAAGAGCAACAGTGTTCCTTGCAGCACCAAGGCTGATAGCACTTCGGATGTTAAACGAGGTGCTCCAAAGAGGCAGTCAGACCCAAGCATAAGGACTCACGTCTACCAAGACATAGAGGAAAAGCTTCCCACCAAAAACAAGTTGGAAACCAGGTCTGTACCTTCCTTAGTTAGTATCCCGGCCACTTCTACTGCAAAACCCCAAAGCACTACATCTTTAAGCAATGGCCTTCCATCTGGAGTTCATTTCCCACCTCAGGATCAAAGACCACAGGGACAATACCCTCCAATGATGATGGCAACCAAAAATCATGGCACGCCAATGCCTTATGAACAGTATCCAAAATGTGACTCCCctgttgatgttggctattattCCATGTTGAATGCATATTCTAATCTGAGTATCTCAGGCCCCCGAAGTCCTGAAAGGCGTTTCTCCCTAGACACTGATTATAGAGTCAATTCTGTAGCTTCAGACTGCAGCAGTGAGGGGAGCATGAGCTGTGGGAGCAGCGACTCCTACGTGGGGTACAGTGACCGCTCCTACGTCAGCTCTCCTGACCCACAGCtggaagagaatctcaagggTCAACACATGCACCCTCACAGCCGCCTTAACTCCCAGCCCTTCCTGCAGAGTTTCCACGATCCCTTAACCAGAGTTCAGAGTTACAGTCACGAAGAACCAAAGTTCCATCACAAGCGTCCTCTTCCACACTTGGCTATGCATCTGCAGCACCCTGCCGTGGGTGCCCGCTCCAGCTGTCCTGGCGACTACCCCTCTCCACCAAGTTCAGCACACTCTAAGGCATCACACCTAGGGAGGTCCTTAGTGGCCACGAGAATAGACAGCATTTCTGACTCTCGACTCTATGATAGTTCTCCTTCAAGACAAAGAAAGCCTTATTCTCGCCAGGAAGGCCTAGGAAGCTGGGATAGGCCAAGCTATGGGATGGACGCGTATGGCTACCGGCAGACTTACTCCTTACCCGACAATTCCACACCCCCCTGCTATGAGTCGATCACCTTCCAGAGCCTGCCCGAGCAGCAGGAGCCCACCTGGAGGATCCCCTACTGCGGAATGCCACACGACCCTCCGAGGTACCAGGACAACCGAGAGAAGATTTATATCAACTTGTGCAACATCTTCCCCCCTGACCTTGTGAGGCTCGTCATGAAGAGGAATCCTCACATGACAGATGCCCAGCAGCTCGCGGCAGCCATCTTAGTGGAGAAGTCGCAGCTGGGTTACTGA